The genomic DNA ACACAAAACCGCCTGCGTGCGCCCAGTACGCCACACCGCCACTCTCCATACCGACCATCGCCGGGGCATCCAGACTGGCAACGCCATAAAGCGCCTGCTGCACAAACCAGAAACCGAGGAACAGAATCGCCGGAATCCGGAAGGTGGTAATAAACAGGAAAATGGGTACCAGCGTCAGGATTCGTACCTGCGGGAAGCGTAAGATATACGCGCCCATCACCCCCGCGATCGCCCCACTCGCTCCCAGGGAAGGAATATCCGATCCAGCGGAAAAATACCACTGCGCCAGCGCTGCCAACATCCCGCACAGCAAATAGAAAACTAAAAAGCGAGAATGCCCCATCTGATCTTCCACGTTGTTGCCAAACACCCAGAGGTACAGCATATTACCGCCAACGTGCAGCAAACCCGCATGGAGAAACTGGGAGGTAAACAGGGTTGTAATTTCTTGCAGCAGCGAAACCTGAGGATTCCCCTGCAATGCCGCCGTTAACTGTTCGGGAACCACTGCCCAGGTGCGGAAGAAGTTTTCCAGAATCGGTCCGGGTAAACTAATTTCGTACAAAAAGACAAGAATGTTCAGGGCAATCAGCCCGTAGGTGACGTAAGGCGTTACACGAACTGGATTTTCATCACGAAGGGGAACCACAGCCGTTGCTCTCTATAGATAAATTTCTTTTGCAAGCAGAGCATACCGCGATCGATTCCCCGCCTGCGTCTGACTCTCGGTAGGTTTCCCACCGAAAAATTCTGCTAAAGAATAATCATATCTAAAAATATTAAGGCAAGGAGCCTGGCTGATAGCTGAGACAGATGCCTCAATCGGGACAGCCAAATTCCTTGCCTTTAGAGTTTTCTGAATTTTGATACTCAGGAAATGAGCGAAAAATCAGATTGTGAGAGAAGCCAGTCGAACACTGTGGAGTAAGACGATCGATTAAGCAGCCCAGACAAGGGGCATTCACCTAATCAAAAAACTTACTCAACAACGATCGTGCCAGCCATACCTGCGCCCCGGTGAGGAGCACAATAGTACTTGTAGGTTCCAGGCGTGTCGAAGGTGGCTTCGTAGGATTCGCCGGGAGAGAACATCAGCTGGTCGTGAGATTTATCAGCCAGCGCCTTGTCCTCGAACATCACGTTGTGCGGAGGCAGCTTGTTGTTCTGCCATTTCACGGTGTCACCCGCTTTGATCGTCAGGGTAGAAGGCTCGAATGCCAGCATCCCGTTGTCAGCACCCATCTTGACCGTGTAGGTTTCCGCAGAAGCAGGCGAAACAGCCAGCAGGAAGGTGCAAACAACCAACGCGATCGAACAGAGGGTGAGACTTAAACTCCGCGAAACAAAGGAAAACAGTTTCATGAGTAACCTCTGGAGGTTTAAGTTGAACTCAGTCTTATCAGTCAAATTTTATCTTGAAATACCACATTCACAAAGGATTTGTAGCGAACGGGTTCCCCTATAAAAGATTCTAAATATCACCCATATGTCGCTAAAACGATAAATCTCCCCATCCGGGTGCCCGTTGAGCCGAGCGCAGTAGGAAGGCAGCTAAATCTTCCGTCTGTTCATCCGAAAGCCAGGACGCTGGAACCTCTCGACAGTAAAGACTTTCTTCGCTGCCGTCGTAGGTCATGGGCTGGCGCAGAAATGCCACCAAACTTTTGATATTGTCTCGTGGAGGCATGGCTCCTTTAAGGGCATCCAGCGTTAGCGGCACGGTCGGATCGGGCAGGGTTGCGCCCCCCACATGGCAGTTCTTGCAGTTCTCCTCAAAAAACCGCTTGCCCACCGAAAGCTGCTCTGCCGAAAAGGCGCGGCTGTTGCCCCGATCGTCATAGGGAAGCGACACGGGTTCCTTGGCGTCCAGATAGCGCAGCACATAGGCATCGACTCCGCCCGCATTTGCCGATCGTGCCGGAAGCAATAGGGTAACGATCAGCCCCAGCACTAGCAACGTGGACTGGAAGCGATTGGCATCGCTGCTACGCACCAAACCATAGCGCAAGCGATCGCGGATTTTTTGAATTGCTTTCATTGGATTTAGGGAAGCGAAAAAACAAACAAGGGGCAGGCAGTGCCTAACCCCTAGCTTAATCACAAATTAGTTACCTTCCCCTTTTGGAGAATCCTTAAATATCCAGTGAACCCCTTGGTTTAGCCCATGAAACCCCTGGTTTAGTAGTAGATCTTGCCGCCGCCCCACTTCTCGCCAACCACTTTGGGCTGAAGCAGAATGTGACCTGCGATCGCAACGAGATCATCTTCGGTGAGGTTCCGCATCTTGGGGAAGATATCGGTACTCTTGGTGCTGGGGTGAATTTCAGAGATGTCAGACAGCCCATCGTAGGTGGTGGGGTTGTGCATGTAGTCCACCAGAGCTTCCAGGTTATCGCGGCGTGGGTTTGCCAGTGCCAGAGATTCTGGATCAAGTCCTACGTTGGGGTCAGTTTTCGTCACGCCACCCACATGGCACTGCCCACAGGCATAGTTGAACAGCCGCTTGCCCTCGGAAACCTGCTCCAGGCTCAGAGTGGTGGTATCGCCTTTGTCATTCAGCGAAATAGTACGGGTTGCCTTATCCAGTTCAGCCGCAGATGCGCCTCCGACAAACAGTTGGAAAGCCAGGAAGACCGTCACTGCAACAACCCAGATGTATCTTTTAAACATGTTTCTCCTTAAGAGTGCGTCCTTCGTTATCGGGTTTGATAAAAGTTCAACACAGCGAGGCTCAATCTGCGTCAAGTCCATAGTTCAAGTCCAATATGGAAGCCACAAACCCTAACGCTTGCTCTGCGCCGACCGATCAGGATTGAGCTAGCTCAATCAATATCATGCCATTGTTTGACGCTTTCCCAAAGACTGATGACGATGGAGTTTCATCCGTCTGTTGCCAGAAAATTCGATCGGGCAGCACGAAAGGGAAGCGACTGATCTAGTGCGTCCGCCGAACCGCCTCTATCCGGTTGCTTCGCAGCTCCCCTAAGGGGTAATCGCCCTGATGCTTGGCTCTCCCAGGACGATAAGCTACCGTCTGCCTATAAATCTGCCTATAAAGCCGATCGATTTGGCTTTTTCTCTGTCCAGTTCCCTGGCTTGCGGGAGGTTGCCACAGCACAAATGGTAGGCTGAGTGCGCCAATGGCAAGCATGACCAGCGTCGTAATCCAGATAA from Leptolyngbya ohadii IS1 includes the following:
- a CDS encoding rhomboid family intramembrane serine protease, which gives rise to MVPLRDENPVRVTPYVTYGLIALNILVFLYEISLPGPILENFFRTWAVVPEQLTAALQGNPQVSLLQEITTLFTSQFLHAGLLHVGGNMLYLWVFGNNVEDQMGHSRFLVFYLLCGMLAALAQWYFSAGSDIPSLGASGAIAGVMGAYILRFPQVRILTLVPIFLFITTFRIPAILFLGFWFVQQALYGVASLDAPAMVGMESGGVAYWAHAGGFVFGAVLGPIFGLFSRPAPAEINTPNV
- the petE gene encoding plastocyanin; translated protein: MKLFSFVSRSLSLTLCSIALVVCTFLLAVSPASAETYTVKMGADNGMLAFEPSTLTIKAGDTVKWQNNKLPPHNVMFEDKALADKSHDQLMFSPGESYEATFDTPGTYKYYCAPHRGAGMAGTIVVE
- the psbV2 gene encoding photosystem II cytochrome PsbV2; translation: MKAIQKIRDRLRYGLVRSSDANRFQSTLLVLGLIVTLLLPARSANAGGVDAYVLRYLDAKEPVSLPYDDRGNSRAFSAEQLSVGKRFFEENCKNCHVGGATLPDPTVPLTLDALKGAMPPRDNIKSLVAFLRQPMTYDGSEESLYCREVPASWLSDEQTEDLAAFLLRSAQRAPGWGDLSF
- the psbV gene encoding photosystem II cytochrome c-550, whose translation is MFKRYIWVVAVTVFLAFQLFVGGASAAELDKATRTISLNDKGDTTTLSLEQVSEGKRLFNYACGQCHVGGVTKTDPNVGLDPESLALANPRRDNLEALVDYMHNPTTYDGLSDISEIHPSTKSTDIFPKMRNLTEDDLVAIAGHILLQPKVVGEKWGGGKIYY